The window TTAATGACTCATTCAGTAGTCTCAACTTTAATATTGATTGTATGTGTTATTGTAGAGAAAGGGGTGCCGGATTTCTGGCTCACGGCAATGAAGACCAATGAAGTTCTTTCTGAGGAGGTGGGGAAACTTTTTAACACATTTTCTTTGTGTATTCTTTTTGAAAAATAAAATGTACAAGGAAATTTGATCAAATGTATACTGGAACAAATCTCAGAGCGTGATGAANNNNNNNNNNNNNNNNNNNNTCCTGGGAAGAGCTTGACGCAGAAGATCTTGAAGAAGAAGCCAAGAAAGGGATCAAAGAAGGCTAAACCCATAACTAAAACTGAAGACTGTGAAAGCTTCTTTAACTTCTTCAACCCTCTTGAGATACCTGATACTGATGATGGATTTGATGAGGAAACTGTAAGTTTGGCTTCAAGCAGAAACAAGTCCTATGTTCATTAATATTTTGATGTGACCAATTGTTCTGAATCTCTTTGATATAAATACTGTCAGGCTGAAGAACTTCAAAGTCAGATGGAGAAGGATTACGACATTGGGTACGTGGTGGTATTCTTTTACTTATGTCTAATGAATTCACTCTGTTTACTGTGATCTTCTGCAAGATAAATTGGTTACAATGATGTATATATAAGTCTGATCAATTGGTTGGATGAGTGTTTTATAATTGCAGTTCTTTTGCAAGTGACAAACGTATGCAAATATAGATGAAGATAAATTGTCTATTTTTCTTTTAGAACTCTTACACAATGAGTTTTATGTCACATTCTATATGAATAAAGCAATATCAGTATGTATAAGCTCTGTAGTTCTACATCCTATTCAAATGTGTCAAATGCTAGTAGTTGATCATATATTGAAATTTGTATATCATCTATATCAATTGATTAACATGTTGCTGGTTAACAAAAGTGTACAGAACCCTTTAGTGCTTTCCTCTGCCTTTTTAGTAATTGTAACATGGTGTATCAGCCAAATAAAATTAGTCAATTGTTGTCATTCAATACAAGAAACACAAACTAGTTTTGTTAGTATGTGTCTAATATACAAGTTCATCTGTCCAAACTAATGTTCCCTCTTTCGCATGTATTTGCATATGCACTGTTTCTCCAGCAAATTAATGTCTAATGCTCTCTTTCTTTGATGTTTTGGGGGTTCTTCTTTTGGTTTCAAAGCCAAATTCCTCGGCACCCTTCTCCAGCAAGCCAACGAAGACCAGGAGGTTGACGAACCAGGCGGGAATGACAAAGAGCCTGCGGAGGAGTCAGAGGGATTGATGAGTCAAGGCGAGGGAGAATCGTTTGGATTTGAACAGTTACATGATTAGTTACATGAACAGTTACATAGTCAGTTACGTTGCTTTCAACAGTTACTTGACTAGTTACATATTATCATTTGGATTGTGTAATTATTATGTGTACCTGACTTGTGTAACTACATTAAACTACATATGTAACTATCCATGTAACTATAGATGGTCAGCTACATTTGCATTTATTAGTTACATGTCCAATTACTTTTGCATTTGAGTATGTTGTTATGGCCAAGAAGCATAAAGTGTCTGTCGCGGTTCAACAACATGCTAAAAGCAGCGGAACGTTGCCGTCGCGGTGCAGCGGCACGCTGCAATTATTATTTGCTTGACTTATGTAACTATTCATGTAACTATCCACGTAACTATGTAACTGTCCGCGTAACTATGTAACTATCCATGTAACTTTCCATTTAATTATCCACGTAACTATGTAACTATCCATGTAACTATATATGTAACTATCCATCTATGTAACTATGCATGTAATTATCCATATATGTAACTATCTATGTAACTATCCATGTAACTATTCATCTATGTAACTATGTAACTATCCATATAACTATTCATATATGTAACTATCTATGTAACTATGCATGTAACTACCCATGTAACTATCCATGTAACTACAGATTGATAGTTATATACATGCTACACTTATGTAACTACATTAACCTGCCTATATAACTATCCATCTATATAATTATTCATGTAACTATCCATGTAACTATCCATCTATGTAACTATGCATATAACTATCCATGTAACTATGCATGTAACTATTTATGTAACTATCCATGTAACTATGCATATAACTATGCATGTAACTATTTATGTAACTATCCATGTACGTAACTATCCATGTAACTATGCATGTAACTACCGACTGATAGTTACATGTGTAGCTTCATACATTCTACATAACAAGCTACACATTTTTTTCTCACACAGAACACAGAATATGGCAAAGTAAAGCAATCTGTATTAATTGTAAATCATCAAATTAAGAATACCTAAGGAAACAATTTAGTGCCAACACAACTCTTAGAACTCTGCCTTTCCTCATTCATCGTTTAATCCAAAATTCATTACAAAATAGAGCAGAAGGGGTATTGAACCATTATTGTCACCATGCTTCAGTGCACTTAATATTAATTTCAGTATGACTTTATCACTACCTTCCCTCAATAATGGTATTGAACCATTATTGTCACCATGCTTCAGTGCACTTAATATTGATTTCAGTATGACTTTATCACTACCTTCCCTCAATGCAATCTGCATAAGTATAAAACATTGTCAGGGCTACATTGTCAGGGCTCATACCCTGGTAAGCATTCACACTCAAACAGATTAACATTGTCAGGGCTACATTTGCTGTTGGCACCACACCGTCCATACCAGTCACACCGGGACTTTGGTGCAGAGAAGTCTTCCTTCCATTGAAGTTTGCCATCATCCCAAGTAAGGCGCTTCACCGCAGAATCAGTAACTATTGTTCTTGTAATTGCACTGGCATCCATGGAATATTAAGTTTCCTCTTCATTAGTGAACAAATTAGGCGATGGCCCTGGATCACTTCGCCAATACTTGCTCAAACCCTTATACATGAAAAATTGGGGGAATGTAATCTGGTTTGGATAGAGCCTACAGGTAGAGGACCCAGTTCCAGGGTCATCTTGTGACTTCCAAGATGTTAAAACCCATTCTTGCCCAGTTTTCCAATTCACCCCAAGTTTCATACCTGGAATTTGAGTATCTGTAGGATGATCAAAGCTTTGCCACATATAGATGTCATTTGTATCATCCTGGAACACAACTAAGTTTCCTGAATCCAAAAGCTGTGCAGATAAAGTGCTAGTGTTAACATTTTGGACCGACTGCGACACATTGGCGAACCATATAGGATCATTTTCCACACTGTAAGCATAAAGGACCAGTTCTCCATACCTGTTGATTGTGAGCACACCAGAGGTATCATTGATGGGATTGTTCCTGTTTGCAACCCACACCACTGTTTTTTCAGATACTCTAGTCTGAGAATACCAGATTCCAACATACCGGTAGCAAGAATTTCCAGGGCTGAAGAACCCCAACTCAAACTTGCTTTCTCTGGACACTAAATAGTCACCATCAACATCCTTCAGTTGCTCTTTGTTCCCTTTTATGGTGTCCCTGGAAGTGCAGAACTGAAAGAGGAGGAAGAGAAACAGAGCTTTGCGATACATTGCAACTATGTAGGTGCGAAACAGGGCATTTTTTTTCCCACTTTCTCTGTTGGCTGATCGGAAATATAACACGTTGATCTTCTTATTTTCTACTAGGAATTTTCCCAATAGATATGACACGTTTTGTCAAAACATGCACGAAAGATTGGACAATGAGGTATCTAGAATGCGATTGACATCGAGTATTAAACTAAAATGGTATCGGATGCTGACTGTATGACTCGTATTTAAGTCTAAGCAAATGATTTTCTTCGCTAATTTTCAATCGAGGATGCAGCAATGAAGCATTTGATTACTTGCTTGTAGTCCTTTTTTTTGTTTTGTTTAAACCTCAATGAAACTAGGGTAATTTATTGAAAAGAAAAAAGATGAACACACCATTGTAGGAGAGACCTAACTCTACTCCTAACAAAAAAAAAAAACAAACTTATAACTCACAACAAAACAATAAAAGTTAGTAGAAACGAAAGGTGGGAAGCCCTAACTAATCGTTATTACAAAGAGAAATAACAAAATTTGAGAGCAAGTCCCACCACGTCAAACCTGAAGACTTACTTGTAGCCTTGTATGAACAAAATGTATATTTTTTGTTTTCATTAGATGAACCCCACGACTGCAACTGTTAAGTGTGTCAATTTGTCCCAACTTAATCTTTTAAGTGTTGAGTTTTAATTATAAAAAGTCTCGATACAATATTGGGTTTGATCCACCAAAGAGAAACGAATCCAAGCTTTTGTTTGGCATGTATTCCAGGGCTAACATCCGTTCTTCCTCCTTTATACAACAGCCACGTTTTGCAAGATTGCGGTGTTGAAGTCTTGCTACAAGTGCAACTTCATTTTTGATTTTTGAATTCTTCAGTACCTTGTCCTGATGTTTTAGACAACCTTTTCACAGCAACCTTCTGCTCGTTTGGTAACTGACCCTGAAGTTGGGGTTTAAGGTTAGTATAAAACTTCCACTAAAACCACTAATTTTCGGTGCTTAGAAGAAAACAATCAATTATATACAAGGTGTTTCTAAATTCGGGCTCACCTTATAAACAGATCCAAAACCACCTTGGCCAAGTTCATTGACATGAGAGAAGTTATCTGTGGCTGCCTTTAGTGTGTTCAAATCGAAATACTGCAATTCGGGGTGCCTCTTAGTTTTCTAAAGTTCATCTGCCTCCACGGTTTCTGCCAACAGAAACAACGTACAATTATTATATACACCTATATTTGTTCCTCACAGATTTGACAGGCATGACATAACGACTTCAGTAGTGTAGTTTCTTAGATGTAATTTGATCTTGTTGGAGTTCTTTCATGTATGTAACTGACAGACTGCACAAGCTTTTCACTTTTCAGCTCATTCTACATACTATAGCAGGAAGACATTACAACTGTTCATTCAGCTGCGGAAATGATGGTGTTGCCCCCGGTTTGCAGACAATTGCAAAACTGCCACTCTTGCCTTACAATTCCTGTTTCGCCCCTGTTTTCAATGAAATGTCTATTTTGTCCCGATTTGCAATCTGCTTTGGCACCTGTTGATTGCAAACCTTGCCATCAAATTGTTGTTGTCTTCTCTTGCACGACTGAGTTGTGTGACTTGATCAAGATCTAGGATGAGGAGCCATTATCTTATTCTTCTACAAAACTTGATTCTGGGTTCTGCTTCGATCAAGTCTTCCACAGCAATACATGTCCTCACCTCTCCCCCGATCTAAATTCTCTCTGTCTCCGACTCTCTCTCTCCGTCAACTCCTGATCAGAAATCGACGCCGGCGCCGCCTATGCCGGTGTTAAAGGACGTCGTCGGGCTTGCGTGTCTAAGCCAATTAAGCTGAGTTTGCTTTCGGCTCTGGGTTGCCTTTTCTGTATCTCTGCTTGCTCACTTCTCTGTTTCTGATCTGGGTTTTTGGGCTAACCGGTGTTTCCTGTGGTGTTGTTGTGTATCGGGTAAGTGTGGTTGGTTTGATGTTTGATCTGGTATTTTTTTTTNNNNNNNNNNNNNNNNNNNNNNNNNNNNNNNNNNNNNNNNNNNNNNNNNNAAAAAAGAGTATTATTTTGGGAGATGTGTGGAACAGAGGAGGAAGGAGTTTGAGAATAAGGAGAAGGTACTGAAGGAGGTTGAAGGGCGGATTCGGTTAAAGGAGAGGGAGTTAGATGCGGTTTTGAAGTTGATTCAGGAGCAGACGATAGAATGTGATGTGAAAGGGAAGCAAGTTATGGCATTGCAGATGTCCATTGAGAAATGTGAGAAGGAGATGGAACTGAAATGGGAGGAGTGGTCTTGTAAGCTTGAGTTGAAAGAGAGGGAGCTAGAAAGGTTGTTTGAGAAGTTTGAGTTGAGAGGGAAACAATTTGAGCCGATTGTTGAAGAGATTCGTGTTATTGATAAGAGGGTGGATGAATGCTTAAATGAGGGTCTAATTAAAGAGAGGTACTTGCAGTCAAGTGAAAAATCGATACAAGAACGAGAAAGGGCTTTGGATTCAGTGTCCCATGATCTTGAGATGAAAGGGAGGCACATAGAAGAGGAGGCCAAACAGCTTGAATTGAAGCAAACACAATTTTCTTGTCAAGTGAAGACTCAGCTGTTCGAAAGAGAGAAGTATTTTGCCTCATCACTTAAAAAATTGTTAGAACAACAAGATCAGTCTTTGAATGCACTCCAAATGAAGATGGAAGCGGTCAAAAAGCTTTCGGAGGGGAAACATGAACAGCAGGGCAGAGCGATATTGGAGTTGAAACCAAAACTATTTGATTCTCAGCTATTGGGAAGAGAAGTGCAACTTGTTTTACTTAGAAAGTTGATGGAGGAATTTGAAAAGCAGTTCAGCAGATTCAGNNNNNNNNNNNNNNNNNNNNTATGTACAATTGCGTGAAGTAGTAGGATTCTTAACAGATTGATTGAGTTGGTGTTGATTATTTTTGTTAGTGCAGGTACTAGATTACTTGGTCTTTTCCTTGCATTACTATGATTGTGTTCTAACTACTAAGCTTCTAGTTTCATCTATATCATCTTACTATCCTTTCTGCTGTTAATGCATTGTAGCAACTTCATTAAGTTTGGGTGATGATGCTATGGAATTCAACTTCTGTCTAACAGTTTGATGAGTCCTTCAATTTGTTTCTCTTAACTGGTATTATTCAGAATCTTATTGAAAGCAAGCAGCTGATCAAGGCTGTTACGTTTATCTTCAACTTCAACCAGACTGACAAATTTCCCCTGGTACCACTCTTGAAAGAATATGTGGAGGATGCAAAGAAAAGTTGCACTGAAATTTTCAGTAAAGACATATCACATGATGAAAAGGTACATTCAACAAGTGCCTTCTAAATAGATAAATCCAGGACCATCCTTAATTACACCTCTTGGGGATGAATTTTGCTTTCAGGAAGAGGTTGTTGATGACCAAATAGCTGATCTAAGAGCTCTGATTCAGTGCATTGAAGATCA of the Fragaria vesca subsp. vesca linkage group LG6, FraVesHawaii_1.0, whole genome shotgun sequence genome contains:
- the LOC101309073 gene encoding G-type lectin S-receptor-like serine/threonine-protein kinase RKS1-like; protein product: MYRKALFLFLLFQFCTSRDTIKGNKEQLKDVDGDYLVSRESKFELGFFSPGNSCYRYVGIWYSQTRVSEKTVVWVANRNNPINDTSGVLTINRYGELVLYAYSVENDPIWFANVSQSVQNVNTSTLSAQLLDSGNLVVFQDDTNDIYMWQSFDHPTDTQIPGMKLGVNWKTGQEWVLTSWKSQDDPGTGSSTCRLYPNQITFPQFFMYKGLSKYWRSDPGPSPNLFTNEEET
- the LOC101309370 gene encoding uncharacterized protein LOC101309370: MMVLPPRRKEFENKEKVLKEVEGRIRLKERELDAVLKLIQEQTIECDVKGKQVMALQMSIEKCEKEMELKWEEWSCKLELKERELERLFEKFELRGKQFEPIVEEIRVIDKRVDECLNEGLIKERYLQSSEKSIQERERALDSVSHDLEMKGRHIEEEAKQLELKQTQFSCQVKTQLFEREKYFASSLKKLLEQQDQSLNALQMKMEAVKKLSEGKHEQQGRAILELKPKLFDSQLLGREFDESFNLFLLTGIIQNLIESKQLIKAVTFIFNFNQTDKFPLVPLLKEYVEDAKKSCTEIFSKDISHDEKEEVVDDQIADLRALIQCIEDHGLESQFPPIVIMMEIEWLGKLKENPYLVLSLPSNVEKHEKKGRKRNIVRSLIERKQLIQAVRFICTFKLNDKFDPVPLLIEFVEDAQKRCNDRLREVKSNVEEDKVVDDQIADLRDVLKCIEDHSVPYLAFGIIKAIQDLEKLKGNRKLRPSLIPTVEKQEQTEGRKRSSSSLYPTPHAYQLRKRT